A region from the Panicum hallii strain FIL2 chromosome 1, PHallii_v3.1, whole genome shotgun sequence genome encodes:
- the LOC112897523 gene encoding transcription factor bHLH95-like, whose amino-acid sequence MTQDGPHDHQDTASSDERSFVPPTTMTFLGPAENDDNRGSRTGSPVGMDAGKGKDAVPNAIQGGDGSASGGKANSGTSEGKDLATGAAAADAAGDGSTSNKGKSPLAADDNGELKVHIIMERERRRRMKDMFNTLHELMPHVSNKVDKATLVGETINFIKTLEETKAQLEKKKLEQALARQATAEAAAAGASSFSVPCTAHGMAALSDGWDPVPPQQPAAPAAAPLAAAAGPVGFQTWSTPNVVLSVLNDEAIINVCAPRQRGMLTMVVSVLSKHGIDVISIQIGADDVQSFFTIYTRVNGAGGENLSAEDVYKLAVSEIMVWISN is encoded by the exons ATGACTCAAGACGGTCCCCATGACCACCAGGACACCGCCTCCTCCGACGAGCGCAGCTTCGTGCCACCGACGACCATGACCTTCCTGGGTCCCGCTGAGAACGACGACAACCGTGGATCCAGGACTGGCAGCCCGGTGGGCATGGATGCCGGCAAGGGGAAGGACGCTGTCCCGAATGCCATCCAAGGTGGGGATGGCTCGGCCAGCGGCGGCAAGGCCAACTCCGGCACATCCGAAGGTAAGGACTTGGCCACAGGCGCAGCTGCCGCCGACGCTGCTGGAGACGGCTCCACCTCCAACAAGGGTAAGAGCCCCTTGGCTGCTGACGACAACGGCGAGCTCAAGGTGCACATCATCATGGAGCGAGAGCGCCGGAGGCGGATGAAGGATATGTTCAACACCCTGCATGAGCTAATGCCCCACGTCTCCAACAAG GTTGACAAAGCGACCCTGGTGGGCGAGACGATCAACTTCATCAAGACCCTGGAGGAGACCAAGGCCCAGCTGGAgaagaagaagctggagcaagCGCTCGCGCGGCAGGCCACCGctgaggccgccgccgccggggcgtCCTCCTTCTCGGTGCCGTGCACTGCTCACGGGATGGCGGCCCTGTCGGACGGCTGGGACCCCGTGCCTCCGCAGCAACCTGCTGCGCCTGCTGCAGCGCCGcttgccgcggcggcggggccggtcGGGTTCCAGACCTGGTCCACACCGAATGTCGTGCTGAGTGTGCTGAACGACGAGGCGATCATCAACGTGTGCGCGCCGCGGCAGCGCGGCATGCTGACAATGGTTGTGTCCGTGCTGAGCAAGCATGGGATCGACGTGATCTCGATTCAGATTGGGGCCGACGACGTCCAGAGCTTCTTCACCATCTATACCCGT GTGAATGGAGCTGGTGGCGAGAACCTGTCGGCGGAAGACGTATACAAGCTGGCGGTGTCGGAGATCATGGTGTGGATCTCTAACTAG
- the LOC112897530 gene encoding transcription factor bHLH95-like has product MAQNGPHDHQAAAASDERIFTPPTTMTFLGPAENRNGGSRIGSPVGMDASKGKDVVLPNAVQGGEHGSAGGGEANADKSKGKHPAVGDAATAAAGDGFPKGKGSLAADDGGDTKAHIITERERRKRMKDLFSNLHALMPHVPEKVDKATLVGETIHFIRALEQTKAQLERRKQEQALARQAAAEAVVSALLSAPQTAQGMAAMSNGWGPAVPHHQQPLAAAAAPPSLATATGPAGFQTWSAPNVVLSVSNEKAIINVCLPRQPRMLTLVMSVLSKHAIDVITAHVAADGPRSLITIYTRVNVAGGESPSAEDIYKLAVSEIMVWLTS; this is encoded by the exons ATGGCTCAAAACGGTCCCCATGACcaccaggccgccgccgcctccgacgagcgcATCTTCACGCCGCCGACGACCATGACCTTCCTGGGTCCAGCTGAGAACCGCAACGGTGGATCCAGGATTGGCAGCCCGGTGGGCATGGATGCCAGCAAGGGGAAGGACGTCGTCCTCCCGAATGCCGTCCAAGGTGGAGAGCAtggctcggccggcggcggcgaggccaaCGCCGACAAATCCAAAGGTAAGCACCCAGCAGTGGGGGatgctgccaccgccgccgctggaGATGGCTTCCCAAAGGGTAAGGGCTCCTTGGCTgctgacgacggcggcgacACCAAGGCGCACATCATCACGGAGCGAGAGCGCCGGAAGCGGATGAAGGATCTGTTCAGCAATCTGCACGCGCTCATGCCCCATGTCCCCGAGAAG GTCGACAAGGCGACCTTGGTGGGAGAGACGATCCACTTCATCAGGGCCCTGGAGCAGACGAAGGCCCAGCTGGAGAGGCGGAAGCAGGAACAGGCGCTCGCGCGGCAAGCCGCCGCCGAGGCCGTGGTGTCCGCTTTGCTATCGGCCCCGCAGaccgcgcaagggatggcggccaTGTCGAATGGCTGGGGCCCAGCTGTGCCACACCACCAACAGCCGCTTGCCGCGGCCGCGGCACCGCCGTCTCTCGCCACGGCCACGGGACCGGCCGGGTTCCAGACGTGGTCGGCGCCGAACGTCGTGCTGAGCGTGTCGAACGAGAAGGCCATCATCAACGTGTGCCTGCCGCGGCAACCCCGCATGCTAACGCTGGTGATGTCCGTGCTGAGCAAGCACGCGATCGACGTGATCACGGCCCACGTCGCGGCCGACGGCCCCCGGAGCTTGATCACCATCTATACCCGT GTGAACGTAGCTGGTGGCGAGAGCCCGTCGGCGGAGGACATATACAAGCTAGCCGTGTCGGAGATCATGGTCTGGCTCACCAGCTAG
- the LOC112901066 gene encoding U-box domain-containing protein 26-like: protein MPGSVPLALGLDTAGVQVPWYFRCPISLELMADPVTVSTGQTYDRASIESWVATGNTTCPVTRAPLADFTLIPNHTLRRLIQEWCVAHRSMGVERIPTPKQPADPDLVRSLVAQGPGLPALRRLRALARESDKNRLVMATHETRAALVEVAFGSGASEELQAEAMSVLALVGLGEAEAVEVVGREERVARLGKVLAAGGPLEARVNAGAVVEAAASASGAEARAVLGGAEGVMEGLVALVEEKAHARAVRVGIRGLFALCLAKENRPRAVSAGAASSLARRVAEGGAGEPERALAAVERLCRAEGGRDAVVAGAGGGSAAVTALVRAMSGRAAEHAAGALVAVVGGSEALQVEAVRAGAMSQLLLMVQGGCSERAKRKAQHLLKLLRSAWPTTDCIANSDDFLQPY from the coding sequence ATGCCGGGGAGCGTGCCGCTGGCGCTGGGCCTGGACACGGCGGGGGTGCAGGTGCCCTGGTACTTCCGGTGCCCCATCTCCCTGGAGCTGATGGCCGACCCCGTCACGGTGTCCACGGGCCAGACCTACGACCGCGCCAGCATCGAGTCCTGGGTCGCCACCGGCAACACCACCTGCCCCGTcacccgcgcgccgctcgccgacTTCACGCTCATCCCCAACCACACCCTCCGCCGCCTCATCCAGGAGTGGTGCGTCGCGCACCGCTCCATGGGCGTCGAGCGCATCCCTACGCCCAAGCAGCCCGCCGACCCGGACCTCGTCCGCTCCCTCGTCGCGCAGGGCCCGGGCCTCCCCGCGCTCCGGAGGCTCAGGGCGCTCGCCAGGGAGTCCGACAAGAACAGGCTCGTCATGGCCACGCACGAGACCAGGGCCGCGCTCGTCGAAGTCGCGTTCGGCTCCGGGGCCAGCGAGGAACTCCAGGCGGAGGCCATGTCGGTGCTCGCGCTGGTCGGGCTCGGGGAGGCCGAGGCCGTCGAGGTGGTGGGCCGGGAGGAGCGGGTGGCCAGGCTCGGCAaggtcctcgccgccggcggcccgCTGGAGGCCAGGGTGAACGCGGGCGCCGTCGTGGAGGCCGCCGCGTCGGCTTCGGGCGCGGAGGCCCGGGCGGTGCTGGGCGGCGCCGAGGGGGTCATGGAGGGCCTGGTGGCGCTGGTGGAGGAGAaggcccacgcgcgcgcggtcCGCGTCGGGATCCGGGGCCTGTTCGCGCTGTGCCTGGCCAAGGAGAACCGGCCCCGCGCGGTGTCCGCCGGCGCCGCGTCCTCGCTGGCCCGGCGCGTGGCGGAGGGCGGCGCCGGGGAGCCCGAGCGCGCGCTGGCGGCCGTGGAGCGGCTGTGCCGCGCCGAGGGCGGGCGCGACGCGGTGGTcgccggggccgggggcgggtcGGCGGCGGTGACGGCTCTGGTGCGCGCCATGTCCGGGCGAGCGGCGGAGCACGCGGCGGGCGCGCTGGTGGCCGTGGTGGGCGGATCGGAGGCGCTGCAGGTGGAGGCGGTCCGGGCGGGCGCCATGAGCCAGCTGCTGCTGATGGTGCAGGGCGGGTGCTCGGAGCGCGCCAAGCGCAAGGCGCAGCACCTCCTGAAGCTGCTCCGCTCCGCCTGGCCGACCACCGACTGCATCGCCAACTCCGACGACTTCCTGCAACCGTACTGA